A stretch of the Nicotiana tabacum cultivar K326 chromosome 6, ASM71507v2, whole genome shotgun sequence genome encodes the following:
- the LOC107790697 gene encoding uncharacterized protein LOC107790697, whose protein sequence is MHFMKSKKRSYTGIYRQSPRQSMNKFPIYPRYEAGDYCEYEFDPQSDFTDFLTEARNHESEGKKTGVTPPRPVESRKNNFEKDVKKTCKKSWKSSLFSWLKSSDNKKNQRNREASKGSTINKPKRGCVSGPMPGYSGPGAIAVRPKKPTSGPLTSLFSPMNRVDNEVPYFCLQKFKDSSPDVRSHGPIYLVT, encoded by the exons ATGCACTTTATGAAATCGAAGAAACG AAGCTATACCGGCATATATCGTCAAAGTCCAAGGCAAAGCATGAACAAGTTTCCTATATACCCGAGATACGAAGCTGGGGACTATTGTGAATATGAGTTTGATCCTCAATCAGACTTTACGGAT TTCTTGACAGAAGCAAGAAATCATGAATCAGAAGGGAAAAAAACTGGTGTCACGCCTCCACGTCCCGTGGAATCGAGAAAGAACAATTTTGAAAAGGATGTGAAGAAAACTTGCAAGAAATCATGGAAAAGCTCACTGTTTTCATGGCTGAAGAGTAGTGATAATAAGAAGAATCAGAGAAACAGAGAAGCTTCAAAAGGCTCCACCATTAACAAGCCAAAGCGTGGATGTGTCTCTGGTCCAATGCCAGGGTATAGTGGGCCGGGTGCCATAGCTGTCAGGCCCAAGAAGCCCACTTCAGGACCCCTCACAAGTCTTTTCAGCCCAATGAACAGAGTGGACAATGAGGTTCCATATTTCTGTCTTCAGAAGTTTAAGGATAGTTCTCCTGATGTTCGATCCCACGGACCTATTTACCTCGTAACCTAA
- the LOC107790696 gene encoding ubiquitin-conjugating enzyme E2 34 produces the protein MAEKACVKRLQKEYRALCKEPVSHVVARPSPNDILEWHYVLEGSEGTPFAGGYYYGKIKFPPEYPFKPPGISMTTPNGRFMTQKKICLSMSDFHPESWNPMWSVSSILTGLLSFMMDNSPTTGSVTTSVAEKEKLAKASLAFNCKNPTFRKLFPEYVEKYEQQQLPAQPVPEQVSSVPTQAEKSRPLLDEHGNSPKDDVNRVKPIKDVKNRQRQSFPTWLLLLLVSIFGVVMALPLLQL, from the exons GAACCTGTCTCCCATGTTGTCGCCCGCCCTTCTCCTAATGATATTCTTGAGTGGC attatgttttggagggGAGTGAAGGAACACCATTTGCAG GTGGATATTATTATGGGAAGATCAAGTTTCCTCCAGAATATCCGTTTAAACCCCCGGGAATCAG TATGACTACTCCAAATGGAAGATTTATGACACAAAAGAAAATCTGCTTATCGATGAGTGACT TCCACCCAGAGAGTTGGAATCCAATGTGGTCCGTTTCAAG CATACTGACAGGACTGCTCTCATTTATG ATGGACAATAGTCCTACCACAGGCAGTGTAACAACATCAGTTGCTGAGAAAGAGAAGCTTGCAAAGGCGTCTCTGGCTTTTAATTGTAAAAA cCCAACCTTTAGGAAATTGTTTCCCGAGTATGTGGAGAAGTATGAACAGCAGCAGCTTCCAGCCCAACCTGTTCCAGAGCAGGTATCATCCGTGCCAACTCAAGCAGAAAAGTCTAGGCCATTGTTGGATGAACATGGTAATTCCCCCAAGGATGACGTGAATAGAGTGAAGCCTATAAAAGATGTCAAAAACCGACAGAGGCAATCTTTCCCTACTTGGTTGTTGCTGTTGCTAGTTTCAATTTTTGGTGTTGTAATGGCCTTGCCTCTGCTTCAGCTTTGA